The DNA window GCGCGAGTCAATTTGTCGGACGTGGTCTCAAATATGCGAAGTGAGGTTTCTGAAGGCTCCTGATCCCTCCTCTCAAATTTTCTGAAGCGACCTACAGTGACTCTTGTAAATATCTTCCCCTATCTAGTGTTGTGTAGATGCCAATCCCGAAAATTCTCCCGGAAGCTGCCTTTAGCCTGATTTCGGTGTTGTAAACTACTTATGTATGTGGTAAGTGCAAAATATACATGTAATGAAAACATGGCAGTAGTTTTCTAAATAGTTTCTTGCAGCAAATAGagtttaaaaataatagtgctattggagtaaaaaaaaaactatacaaACTGATATAATGGAACAACATGGATATTCTGGAAATCTTCTTAGACTCAGATGTTATGAAAATGTTTCAGAATTCCCCTAACAACTATGCCTCACAgagttccaagtacaccaacACACACTTCTTCAAAtccctctttctttttacaaGCTTTTTTAACAAGACGGGCATGTTTTATCCACTGTTACAATGTTGGAAAAGACTTTGAAACTACCGCTCTTCTCAACATTCTACCGTAAAAAATCGCGTAAACTCCCTTCCtggttgtttgtttgtttgtttaataTCTTCCAGTGAGTTCACTTGGCTAGTTTGATCCAGCGATATTAACCACAAGGTAACTACAAGTCTACCTGATGGAATTGCAGTAAACATTTGATAGAAAGCTGACTCCGTCTTTCGAGGAATACATCGCAAACCTTTTTCAAATCGACAGGAAGTTTACAACTGGAGGAAAATCATTGTGTCTTACATTTCAACTTGTGCGATCGCAGCGTcgccttgctttttttctctggattttcttcGTATTCTATGCAGTCATACTTTCGTCTCCCTCATTAGTAATGCGTCTGGTTTCCCAAAACAATGATCGATGTGTTGATACGCTGCATCCTTTCATCAGTGCCAGAACAGatattctaattattttttatctgcACTTGTAGCACTCGAACACTTCCTTAGCGtcattttttcatcagaaATTCATGTTACTGAGAATTTTTTAACTGGTCGTTAAAGTTTAAGTTAAGTTAAACTGTACAAAAGGATGGGGTGGAGGGAATTTaggaaaagttctttttttggatattctATAAAGCCAGAATCTTCGCTTCTATCTGCTCTCTAACAAAATACTCAAATTGCGGCCTATGTTCATTTCTTGGTAATTCCTGTTCAATAATATCTATccagaaaactttcaaaaaaatatcctgTAAAGTTTGAAAACAAGTGGGATATCTCTGTGATTTCTCTGGCCGATGAATCGATTGGAAGtttcaatcaaaaaattaAGCTCTAAGAAATCTAAGCTGCCAGGAGATGTGAGACGGCTTTGACAATATCTTGCCAAATAATCCTCTGTggatactttgaaaaaaaaaatttgttaaatAGTTTTGCTGTTCAACACAGTTACCGTTATTGGTTATCGTGCGCCATCTGCTGGAACAGTCTTCGACAGCAAATATCCATCCTTCCGGCAATTTCGGGCTCTTCGAGAAGATTTTAACGAACTTACTGCTTTTCGAGGCAAATGGGGGTGGGAAGTCTGTGTTGATGATTTTGACTGAATCTCAAGAAGGAGCGGATTATCCCATGCAGGTGGATTGAGACTGCTACACTATTCAACACACAATCTTCGACACTCCAAAGTAACTATAGCCGCTAGATGTCCCCATTTACTTTTGAACGTATCCTGAAAAAGAACAGTAACTTCCAGCAGCTTATCCATTCTGAATTAGAACAGAATAGACTGAATAATGAATCCGGACAGGAGAATTCACCGACTACATTTGTATAAAAGGGCAGCTCTCACGGAAATTGTAGTCGCTCTTGAATTTAGTCATCATCAAGATTCCATAATGATCTCTACTAACTATCAAAAATGTTGGTAATAGCTAGAATATACGACGCTATCAATACGAAGATTTTTGACATTGTAAAGAATGAACTAAACTGTAAACTAGGAATACAGAGAAACTGTCCCCATTTACTTTCTcagtttcaaaacttttcgaaaaagCAAAAGGTTGACGCCTGCCCTGTAAATGTGGCGAAACTTATATTTtcggttagaaaaaaaaacacattcttcattttaaaaaggtTTAACCTTGTATTATTAACACTCGTGCATgctcaaaaatgaaatgtaaaacTGCCGCTTCGGATCTGCATATTTCAGATTTCGAAGTTATGAAATCATCATATCTGACTGAGTCTCCAGAACACCACAAATTACGAGTGGACATAAGAAAGGAAGTACtgcaaagcaaaaaaggaaaagtagaaGAACGAACAATAATCAAttaaaatgaagagagaatACATTTATTGaattaaaggatgaagttGTGACCCAACGAAGGCAATGTACTATACCAAAAATTCCTCAGTGCTGGTATCTGTACTGGAACTTGTATCATTCTGGATGTTCAAAAGTCCGCAGTGATTCTTTGGTGAACTTTGCGGAGATTCCCGGCTGGCTCACCTTTCAAATCTTCTTTCTCTCAGAAGTTGAAATGAGAGAATTGTCGTGTGCACTTCAACTGGATTCTTTAAATCACGAAGACGAAATAACGTGATTGAGTTCAAGTTTCCTGATTAGCTGGTTGAGCGCAATTTTATCTCTTACGTGACCCTTGACTATTTTGATGCAGAAACATTAACAAAGAATTTTAATAACGAACGAATAAATGGAGGTTTATACCTGAGATCACCGAATTTATTTGCTGGGTGGAGCACTCTTTCCTGCAGTTCATTCCATAGAAGATTTCCCATGTTTCAGTGTTTATCTCTCTACATCCAATATTAGCCTCAATAGTGGTATTCTCAGCCAATAACGTTCagaatgtttcaaaatttatttcatagtTAAACTCCACTTGTagggaaatgaataaaagtgGAATTTCTCACATTCACATTGAGTGTACGTAAGTTGCTTCAatagaattcattttttttaataaccgTATTATATTTGTCCCACATTTTGAGATCTCTAGTACTCATTTTGATACACCGATGAGGGTACTAAGTATTTGATGAACGCTCGGCAAATCCGTCTTTTTGATATCGAATTATAAACAATTATAAAAACATAATTTATCATTTTGGTCCGAAAAGTTCAGCATTTTTACTAGATTTTATGTACGAGACAGCCAAAGACTAAATACTCGACTTTTAGCGTTTGCTAAAAGCTATGCCATATACCTGACAGATTGTTGAGATTCATGTTTCGCTCAGGAGTCCACGAAATTCCTGAAGTTTCATCGAAGCATGAGCAAGAGAAGATATCCTCCCCTGATGACTTCACCATCGCAAGACTAGGTGTGaaacgtttttctttaaagcaGCACTACGCTGAAACCCTACTTCAGAAGTGATGACATTTCTGCGAAAGTATAGCCAATTGTGTTGCTCCGTGTGACCACGATACTTGCATTCAATTGGAACTAAACACAGAGAAGAGGAAGTGTGTGTGCCAAGAAGGGAAGAGATTAACGCAGGTTAACGCATCCGGCACCTCGTCGATTGTCAAACTGAAGCAAGAGCTAAAACTGTTTAATAACTAAccaactttattacggctactGTTTCttcgtcgtcgccttcgtcagagacTGGAAAGACAGATCCTGTGTTATATATACTCTCAAATGGTTCATCCAccacaagtcatcattccctataATGCTACACCcgaaatcgaaaccaaaaaactactttcagatatataaaaaaggatatattgcaaatgatctgacttttcaggctctgatgaaagtgacgacgccgaaacgtaagttaataaagtttgttaacaatcctGGCTCTTGCTTCACTTTGACCTTCGACAAGtagcaatctctatgccaagattcaggAGAAGTCGAATTTTCGCACATCCAGCACCAGGTGTAAATCAGGGCTAGGGATGCGTTTTTGCTTTCGACTTCCATTAGGAATCGTAAGGGTCTATGAAATCAAATGCAGGCTATACAGTAGCTTGCAAGAGTTCACCGATATTTCAAGTTAGTGTTGTTATCCTACGAAACAAATCTGCTTCCAATTTACTGAGCTGGGAGGgaggatattttattttggtgGTGCAGTATCAAACCGTCGACGGAGCGAACCTCTTGCCATTGCACTACACCACCATTATCTACGGCTGTACAACACAGTCATCCCCTTCTCCTAATTTTCGCTCGGATTTAATGGATTCGGTGCAGGACGACGACGTGTTTTAAACTCTCTTAAGTCTAAACTATGTCCTTGTGTTTCTAGAGCGGACGTAGTGCAGTTGGTAATATCTTGTCAACTGCACCACACTCGTCGAACGCTGGTTCGAAACCGACCAACTCAACCAAGACTTTCATTCCTGCATTCCAATAAATTGCTGCCAAATTGCTCCTAATATAAAAATACTGTCAAATGTAATGTCAAAATACGTCAGCTGGACCTCACAAGCCATTCTATTAGCTTTGTAGAACGCTTGAATTTTGGAATTTGAGGTGTCGCTTTAATTTGTGCAAAGTATCAATAGGATTATACAGTGATAATTGAAGGTTTCAAACCAATTCGGGGCAAAATAACCTCttagaatattttcattgAGAGGATAGTAGGACTGCggcaaaattaaattgtcGAAAGTGCTATATTCATTGCAATTGTGCTcgaggaaaataaagaatacgACAGCAATACTCTGTTCACGCTACCGGTCGTGGATGCACATTCCACGCACTATCAAGACAATCCCCGTTGTATCCTGCCGGTCTTGTTCCCATCGTCAACCACTTGTTCACGTCCTTCCTCCCTTTTTTGAATATCCTCTAAGATGTCCTCTACAGTGCCTCTGTTCTTAGAGGCAACAAAACCTTGTGACAGGTCTGTTCAGCAGTTTAGTCGTGTATCGTCCATCACCTCAATCTATGCATCTTTGAAGCCATCTGGTgtagaaatattcttttttcaaagaactttGTACTCACTCTTTTTATCTAAATCTTTCACCCAAAATACTCTTCGGTGAGTGCATTCTTTCAAGCTAAATTGAATATATTTATCCATTAGTTTACCTTAAAATTAATGTAGTTGGTCTGTTTTCCCACTGAGCCCACGAATGTTCGTTGTCTTTGTCCAAATGCATAAACGTGGTTAGTTACTGTTCAACACGAGTGTCGGGGGCACTTAACATTCCATGCAACCTCTCcagcaaaaatttcaacaaagaaaaatgaacaaaataacaaattgcTTGGGATGCCACGTGTGGAATagaaacttatttttattcatggcTCTGCACTATACGGTTACGCATCCTCTCCAAAGAGGTCATCcgaagaaattttgatttggCAAAGAGCATTGATTCGGTGGAGTTTTTAAGTGCTAGAACGTCTTTGATTCACCTGGTGTTCTTACTTTTATTACCTGACAATCGTGTCTTTTCACCTATATCCCTGCTTTATAATTTCTCTTCAACTGAGAGGAAAATTCGACCATCAGAAAcaatgatttctttcttttttcctcgcgTTTTGAAGGGTGTTAATAAtgatagtaacaataataatgataataatacaagttataatagtaatattattagctgtaataataaaaggataaagtttctggcgttaatcaatccgcttgggatgcgcccccacgttcacttcaattcagaatcgtttgaggtttacgaacgtgtatctggcctatacaacgacttgcggtggctagccgatgtctcAAGTgggtgttttatcctcccagacaagtctggtaccaatttgtcgaccccggagggatgaaaggcttggtgagcactagggcggattcgaacctccgatcgatcgtgcaggaagcggaacctctaaccgcgccaccacacccgccccagctgtaataataataacaataataataataatattaataataataaaaaaaaactgtgcttTCCGGAAATCGCATTATTTACTCGAGGTCTTATGTTTCATGTTTCGAAGCATCTGGTCAATACCCTTGTACAGAAAACTTATGTCCGCACGACTGAACATAATTTGAAACGTTCTTTTGTTCCCTTCTTTGATATTGTAAATAACAGAGTTCTGCcgcaaactttgaaaaaaagcaggatgttcgtctttttttattcctaccGTTCACGGGTATCCTGGTGGAGAGCTGTTTACAAGATCCCATTATCTCTGGTACCGAACAGAAAACATGCCAAACACTCTCGACGACACCTACTCGTTTCGCGCGAGCGTAACGCAGCGGTTGTCGCGTTCGCGTCATCGGCGATGTTTGAGTGGCAGGCATGAAGATGATCTCCGATGCATTACGAGTGACGCGTAGACGGCTTGACGTAGTTGATTCTTTCGTAGCAAGGCAGGTAGCAAGAATGGTATGGTAGGACAGAAACGATCAGCGACTTCAAAATGGATGTGGAACCTTTCTGAACTCTTCGAAGTTGTTCGCTACtgtgaaaggaaaagaatgtttctgaaaaaatcgaTGAGTTCCCCAACGGGACTTACATTCCGAGCACGTTCTGCTGTTATACGTAGTGAGTTATTGGGCAGTGTCCGAAATGAGTTCTATCACCAAGTTTTGCACCTTAAAAACAAAACGTAATGGAAAATGAACCTTAAAAAAACTACCTTATACTACCCGATTTAACATCTGATAATCTGAGGATAGATTTTAAATGGTACGTGATTTCGCATATCGCACAGTCAACAGTTATCCATATGTGATTTGCCATAAGTAGTAGTGTACGGTTTCTGATGCACCATCCTGGGTGCGGTAGCCATTGACCAGCAATGATCGTGTGCTTTTTCCTCTCCGCGGACACAGTTGCAAGgcattttacaattttcctAAGGTTCAGGTACTGGCATGTATGAAGTTGAACTAATGAAATAACACCGTTTTGTTTAACCATCAAGAAAAATGCAACTCCGGAAATGGTTAGTTGAGCTAAAAACAGTTGGAAGAGAGATGGCACCAAATGCTACGAAAACTTAAACTGCAAGAATCATTTGCTCTAAAAACTACATTTGTTTGTGTCATATTCCTTCTCTAGGTCAGtgtttcttcacaaaaagtgAAGCACTGGTTTGTTTTCGAGCGACGGTACTTCTCTGTATCAAAGATTTGTCCTCTTTCCGTCATGAAAGGATTGCTCTTTCCAACCATCGAACTTATATCCAATATTACAGTTCTCCCAGCCCACAGCAGTCAACACGAAGTACTGCGCGATCGTCACCGGTGCCAACAGAAAGGTCGAACGACTTCAAACAAATACTCAAACGTTTTCAGGTAGGACATTGGTACTCTTCCTTATGCTTTTGGTTTGTATATTTATAGTAACGAAGTGTTGTGTGATTCTAGATCGAcctgaaatatgaataaattttcCAGTCGGCTGGGTTTACAATGTAAAGCCTCGTTGACCGTCAAACTAGACAAACAGGTTAATGCTGAGTATCGTTGACGCATCGTTGCTTCGCTTCTACTTTAACGTTACTGTTCTGGGAATGTTACGTTTTTACTCGTAATTCTGGGCCTTTTCTACATATGTCTCGATCCTACGGTATTCCTTATGACTTCTACAACGATCGCCAGTATGCTCTACCCCTTGTGATTATGTTTAGTTCGGGGCttgtactgttttttttatcatccTTAGTtagatatttaaaaattagttTGTATTGAATTAAATGTGATTTAAACCAAGAGATAGGCAGAAAAAGATGGTCCGCAAGTAGCTCCAGACGTGCAAGAAAACAGATATTTCCTGCTCTCCAGGTCAGTAAAAGAATGTATGAACGTAAAAAAGTGTTTACTTGGTGTTGAAGTCAgcaaatttcgaatttttcaggatttttttctatatttgaaGGTGTCAAGATTTACTTTTATGACTACGTATAGCCTTGAAATTCCGTAATCTTGCCGACACAATGCCATCAGCATTCCCTCAAAATCAAACTCGatccttttgaaaaagtgatatgTATACAGATTTTTGGCTGAAAGAGGTTCTCCAACGGTCTTTACTTGACTTCTTACATTAGCGTTCCATACTTTGCGAAGGGCTTGAAGTGTTATTCATTCTAGTAATAGAAAGAAGTCAAAGAATCACTACTGCTTCTTCTTGATATGAAAGAATACATTTCTGGTGTTTCGGCTGAAAATATCTCTTGAGCTCTTGAAAGTGATCTATTTAAACATGTTTGACGAACAAGCGCAACCTCTTTTCGCGGCCACACGGAATTTGGGCTAGTTCAGCGTGATGTAATGTATATGCAAATAAAGGGCAGCGAAGTGCACCACTTCGTAACAGCGTTACGGAAACTGAAAAAACTGGAACCTACAGATCTGTTCACAAGGATTTAGTCAACGTGTGGATTTTTCGCTTCGAAAAAACATGGGGTTATTGCAATCCTCCAATAAATGCATTTTTGGTGTATCCTTTATCAAAGCATTTGGTCTGCGACTGCACTGTAGACTTTTTTGTATTATGAAATCCAGAGTAcccttttttccttacttctCTTCCTCACTCGGAAGTTCATTAGATGACTCTTTCTGCATTATCTGCTCATCAATCATTGTGTTCGATACGtggttttctcatttttgtgaaCGGGAACTGGTAAAGAAAAGCCATCGGAATCAATCAGTGTGGTTTTACTAGAGTTGAAGCTTTTATACACTCATCCAGCGTCGGAGGTATTCCAAGGGTTACAGTATCTTGGACTACGTCACCACTCGATGGCAGCGCTCTCCGCTTCTTTGGTTCTTCCTTCTTAAGGAGCTACGTCCGGCGCGCCAAAATCGACGAGTGTCATTGAGCAGTGATTAGTTGGCGTGTGTGTGTTTCAAGTGGTTGTCTACACGGCGTATGGTCGAGTGTTTGTTCGATCACTTCCTGGCGAGCGATTCATACGTGGAGTCTTCAGCATTCCTTCGAACTTTTCACCTCTCCAGAAACAAGCTAAATGCACGACTTCACCGTGAGGAGTGTTATGGGATGGCCGAGTTTGCCGAGAGTCAGAGTactttacaaatattttttcttctagcttcttactatttattttttaaaaaatttgattagAGTTCCTGTTGCACTTGCACGACCTTTTGTTGCCAGTTCAGCAATTTAGACAGCAGACAAAAGAACTCAATTGCCTCGTCGCACTACAATGGACTCTTCGCACATCAACTCACCCTCTTCGAGCCCAGTGCATTCACATGAAGCGTGGTCATCAACCAGAAAGAATTCTCGAGAAGTCTTGTCTCCAACGAGGAACACAGGCATTGCTCCACGCGACGCATGGTCTCCAGCACAGCGTAGTAGCCTGAATTCAGCCACCAGGTGAGCGTGAATCTATATTTCCACCTTGTACTGTGAGATCATGATGGATTGACGAAATTTTAGAAGCAGCTCCATTTCAAGAGACACATCAGGACGATCCCGTGCTAGTTTGTCTTCCATGCATAGCCCTATGAGTTTCCTGCCTACTAGGGAGACTTCTCCTCGATCCGTATGCGATTTTTGCTTTCTCAGTTTTGattaatagaagaaaaatgaaataatctgATTTTACGTCAATTGAACGTAACCAAGTTAATACAGGTGGTGTCAATATTCTTAAGAGGAAAAATCTTAGAGGATTAAGAACAAAAAGCGACTTTTTatgaaaacagcaaaaaattatttttctgtgaaaatggGTCCATATTTCAAGCGAAGTTTATTATGCTTAACTAGAAATCTGCCACGTGCTGGTTTGAAAACTGATCAGTTCACTAGGATATCCCACTGATAATTCTACTGGTTTTGTAAGTAAGTCGTTCGTTTAATTTTGGTTAAAGTTAATTTATTTTGAGCACGTTTGGCTGAGTTAGAGCAATCGATATCGTTCATGAAAACACTACATAGAACAGAAAATGCACATAACAACTCTCATTAGCGGACAAATGTAACTAGATTTTCTGGATCGATGTCAATACTTCACCCTGTAGACAAACAGCTGGGAAGGAAGAGAGTCTCTGCTTTTCTGTTATCCatagttgcaaaaaaagacTTTCAACTAACTTAATGCATGTACCTCGTGCCTAGTAGCGCTCCCCTTCCAACGCAAGGCGAATTTCTCTCCTCTGCACCTGAATAATATTTTAACACATGAGAGAAAGGAACGAATATGTCATCGTCCGCATTCAGGTCTATagcaaaaattattgattttatttgaacgTACACGCTAGATTCTTATGTAATAGGAGACAATCTTCCTTGTCTTTTAGATGCCTAGCCCATCGTCAGCGCCTTGTCGCGATCCTCCGTCCAGCTCATCAGAGCATACAAGCAATCACAGCCCACTCAGTCATATAGGTTCCACACCTGAACCTTTAGAAATTACTATTCGACCAATTCCTCTCACCGTTTCTGTACCAACACCAAAGCGTCGAAGTTTGCCTACTAggttgttccttttttctccctcCTTTCTTAACTTCAGTGCTTTGAAGCCGTTCTAAAGTACTCGAGCATCCATTGTTTCATTGTTAGGTGGGTTAAAGAGACGGACATCGATGAGCCATTGTTGTTGAATCTAAGCCCGATCGCCTCTCCAGTACAAGAATTCCAGGCCCTTCAGGTGTGCTATGAttctcatttcaattttttcattgttcctGATCCTAGTGGAATCTTCGAAACCAATAACTTTGTGATTTACGTAGGAACTACATCAGTACCTGATGTAGAATACTCAgtcattctttcatttcatgttgTCAGCATGACAGCGGATTGCATGAGAAACCAGGTTCAATGTATTCTTGAGACTTTTCGCATAAAATTATTGACATCAgcttttttccacttcagtTTATCAGCTGACTTCATAAATTAGTATGAATCTCGATTCactgaggaaattttcgtgGAAAGGAAAGGGAAACAGACAGTGTTCCGGTAAACAATCAAGGTTCTGCTGTACTGGTGCTCTTATTAGTATATGTCTGCTGCTTTCGTCATTACCGTATGgcctctttttttgtgcttcCTTTCTTTTGCATTTGAAAATCATAGGGCTAGCTTCGACTGCTAGTACCTTCAAAAGCTGTAATATATACCATAAGTCAGATTGTTGTGACAAAGCTGAACGATACAATTCCTTTAGCGGTTTGAACGCGTTGTCATCGTTATATCAGGGTCATATCTCTTCAAGTCCTCTCAAGATTTGTTCTATGGATGCAAACTGTTCGATTATAGAGCTTGAGCAGTTTTGAGCATAGGAGTTAAATACCGACAAAATGAATCCGTTTAATAAATGCAGTAGTGTGGTTGTGTTTTGCGAAAAAACTCTTCCATTCTCTTGCTACATCATAAATCATCATCACAAATATATCTACATCATAAATACATATGTTGGCCCATTACAAACCCTATATCttcttaaaaatattcttaaaaATGCAATACTCTTGTACGTCACGCAGTGAGCGAAGAATAACCTCAGAGTAGTGACCAGTGTTTCATATTACTTAGCTAGCTCAGcatctagttcttttttttataatccgTTCCTCCCTTTTATTGTTCTTCCCTAAAGAATTACTTTGCACTCTTGAAGTGAATCTTTTCACGGAATTCTCTACTTCAGACCATCGCATTACCTCGCAGCGCTCCGCTGACGACAGTTTCAAGCTCCGAAAGACTCCAGTCGAGATTAAAAACTGTATGTCAATGTGTTATTTTTGGCATTTCGGTCACAATTTTTAAATCGAAACTTTGTAATTTgtaagtttttcttccatttttttttgttgtcccTATCAAAACTCGTAACCGTAACCTATCGTAACCTTAGAGACCACAGTGAAGTAGAGACCATAGTCAGCATTTCAGTCTCGTTACGGTGGTAGCTGCAGAAAGGTACTGGCAGGATTAGATGTGAACTTACCACAGAACGGTTTTATAAGAAGAAGCAAATCGAAAGATGAGCGGTCGACGATAGGAGTTTCTGCATCACCATGCCGATCACAAAGAACGGGTAGGTCTATTCACTAATCATGGCACTTCACCAAAAGGCgggaaacaagaagaaaacgagaagTTTATGACAGAAAAATCCTGTTGTTCCTACTTTGAAcgggttcttttttctaccaatTCTCGAAAGGAATAGTTCTTTTGAttcatttttccattcaaTTCGCGAATTGATCAGGCAGTCAGTTATTTAGCATCTTTTCTTTATACTTATTTCTAAGcgactttttttgcaaataatgTAATTTAAACAGAACATTAGCATAAATGTGGAACACATATTGAAGGGAAAATGTTTGAGGATCACGAGCGACTCTACATTCCATTCCGATCTTCCTGTCCAATGAGAGCGTTCGAAGTGATGCACGCAGCTCCCAGCGGGATGCTTCACCGGCGAAGAAGGCTATGGATAGTCCTGAGGAAATGCACAAGTTGCACCAGCAGGTACATTCCGTTACttttaaataaatgttaaCTGAGTGAAATGTGAAATTGACCAAGAGCGGTTGGTTCCACTccgatttttttgcattggCTACTTTTCTCGATGTAATTGCTCTGGTAGGAGATTCATGGGTATGAAGGCCTTTGAGataattttctcttgttttggtgcttcttgttcttttgaaaacattccATACGTAGCAGAGTTGAACCCTCTGCTCTTACATAAGCTTACTGCATTACAAACTTCCCAGCTAATTCGGAGCATTACTTTCCAGATGGCGCTCTCTCACGTGCAGACCTTGTCCCTGGTCGCAGACAGGTTAGCTGACGACATGATGTAGGTCGATTATGTTTGATTCATCTCTGCTATAGAGCTAATCATAATAAATTAAGTCGAGGGGAAGAGCCAGTATCTCGTAATCAGCTGGGACAACTCGAATTCTCGCACTTCGTCATCTCGTCACCTCATCCCATGCTAACAAAAGGAAAGAGCCTTTTCTATAATGCAGTGCTTCCACGTCCCGGAAGCTCCGACTATCCTGTTACATTAATGGTGCGCAACTCTAAGCTGTACTGGTGCTCTTCTGAAGCAacctattgtttttttttgttttgaagataGCGCCATGCTCTCAATACGCCCCTTTGATGCGACATGGTGGTTCGCAACTTTTTGCATTGCCTGGTTTCCTTGAACTGGAAGACCAAGACGGCTCAGTCAGCAAATTCCTCCATGATACTGGTACGGTAAATCTAGAGGGAAGGCATACGAAGGTGAGTCAAATATTCATCGAAGAGTGAGGATAATGATAGCACGTAGAATGCTGTCACGTTACCCGCCCAAGCGAGCGCGAGTGGACTGCTAATCATGACATTAGTCTTTTTATACATTAttctatgttttatttatgtatggAGAGGAAAAAACGGCAAAACGTTCAAAGAGCAAGCACATCCAAATGAAGCTCATACCTGAGCTGGAAGTTTTCCAAATCTCCAATTCCTCCCTTTTTGAAACCTTGTCATTATCTATTGAAGAcatgttttctcattttgccACCTCCTTCGTCCTCGTTAGCAATCCAGCAA is part of the Necator americanus strain Aroian chromosome V, whole genome shotgun sequence genome and encodes:
- a CDS encoding hypothetical protein (NECATOR_CHRV.G18972.T2), which codes for MDSSHINSPSSSPVHSHEAWSSTRKNSREVLSPTRNTGIAPRDAWSPAQRSSLNSATRSSSISRDTSGRSRASLSSMHSPMSFLPTRETSPRSMPSPSSAPCRDPPSSSSEHTSNHSPLSHIGSTPEPLEITIRPIPLTVSVPTPKRRSLPTRWVKETDIDEPLLLNLSPIASPVQEFQALQSRYGGSCRKVLAGLDVNLPQNGFIRRSKSKDERSTIGVSASPCRSQRTGSRATLHSIPIFLSNESVRSDARSSQRDASPAKKAMDSPEEMHKLHQQMALSHVQTLSLVADRLADDMIRGEEPVSRNQLGQLEFSHFVISSPHPMLTKGKSLFYNAVLPRPGSSDYPVTLMIAPCSQYAPLMRHGGSQLFALPGFLELEDQDGSVSKFLHDTGTVNLEGRHTKVVAMPRLNLCSFHSLAAHHLNEEFLLAYRFAPNSQAEIWEFPRLIFLPETHGAEIESGGDELVGLCRYAMRALCTLLHHRMDGKAPPIRLRSRYSRALLACATLLQEDKSSSLTKAKNVLEVALWGGDNCRNDAEARVWLEVARAECVDALLRQLVCEPGCRLGARERYRVEFLLGATPRSIVESQAAIVAANAR
- a CDS encoding hypothetical protein (NECATOR_CHRV.G18972.T3), whose translation is MRFLGTVGSPPPLIKPQPRLAVPLVLPQEDRSDSCIYKKIRGKRKERSSSAGEVRSPSPQQSTRSTARSSPVPTERSNDFKQILKRFQTADKRTQLPRRTTMDSSHINSPSSSPVHSHEAWSSTRKNSREVLSPTRNTGIAPRDAWSPAQRSSLNSATRSSSISRDTSGRSRASLSSMHSPMSFLPTRETSPRSMPSPSSAPCRDPPSSSSEHTSNHSPLSHIGSTPEPLEITIRPIPLTVSVPTPKRRSLPTRWVKETDIDEPLLLNLSPIASPVQEFQALQTIALPRSAPLTTVSSSERLQSRLKTSRYGGSCRKVLAGLDVNLPQNGFIRRSKSKDERSTIGVSASPCRSQRTGSRATLHSIPIFLSNESVRSDARSSQRDASPAKKAMDSPEEMHKLHQQMALSHVQTLSLVADRLADDMIRGEEPVSRNQLGQLEFSHFVISSPHPMLTKGKSLFYNAVLPRPGSSDYPVTLMIAPCSQYAPLMRHGGSQLFALPGFLELEDQDGSVSKFLHDTGTVNLEGRHTKVVAMPRLNLCSFHSLAAHHLNERMDSAAHEQLVSFILLQLLAALKMLQSDGEFLLAYRFAPNSQAEIWEFPRLIFLPETHGAEIESGGDELVGLCRYAMRALCTLLHHRMDGKAPPIRLRSRYSRALLACATLLQEDKSSSLTKAKNVLEVALWGGDNCRNDAEARVWLEVARAECVDALLRQLVCEPGCRLGARERYRVEFLLGATPRSIVESQAAIVAANAR